TGATTAGAAAATGCAAAGTTCTTTATTAGCGCCTTACACAGGTAATCCATTACCATTTGAATACCAACTAGTAGATCAAAATCCTCTTGAGCTGTTTGTGTATCCTGTTTCTCTTTGGGTACTTCCTGTGTTGGACCAACCAACCTACCAGCTCTTTGCGTCTGACTGTATGCATGGGAATATTCTTCAACAATGGTCTGAGTTATGCTCTGAACCACACCGCAAACACCGCACGTTACCTCTGAATCGGTGTCAAAAGAGGTGATGAGCTCACCACAGTTATCACACCTTAACATTTTCACATGTAATTTAGAGCGGAGGAAAAATTTATTTCGTATAGACAAAAATCCTTTGTATCAAAGTAAACGGAAATCAGCGATTTAGAATCCATAAAGCAATTTAGGTGctcatcaaatttatttATTACTCCGGGGCTATATTTCGTTTCCTCTCCCTTGAATTCAATCTCAAGCTCACTTTTAATCCTGGTAATATCCTCTTTGCTAGCCTTTAGACAATCATCCGAGATTCCAATTATAGCGTCAATGAGGTTGTTTGAAACGATGTTACTGTTACATCCCGGGACACCTACCGATAGGGGAAATATCAACAAGGAGCCGATTGCCGATCCTCCAggaattttgaaaagagcCAGCAACGACGGTCCATAAAGCACAGACCCATTAACGATATCCTCTAGAGCTGTTTCGCGATCTGGAAGCGAGTCAAGAGCTTCTATTGAGCACGTCCCATCTTTGGAGTAGTCCTTCTTCAGCAGGACTGGGTCCAACCTGAAAAAGATGTTGCTGTAGTAGATGTCTAGGTAACTTTTAAGCCTTTTAATGAGTTCAATGGAGCGTTCATGACCGAAATATCGCCTCGTACCAACAGCAACCTCGTGACTCTTCATACACGTGTCTAATTCCAGTCCATTACTTCCATCCATTAAGATGAGAGAGCTGTGGATAAAGCATAGCTGCGGTCAAAAGAGCAATTTATAGACAATTTAAGGCCCACCCAGCAGACAAAATTcggttttggagttttgaCCGTTTACCGTGAAATATAAACCAGGAAAACCCTAAACCTCTACAACATCTGGACAATTCCAGAATATCAGCGGATATTATGGCAATTTACGGGAAATGTGTACAGTGGGAAGGGCCACCCTATACTCTCGCCAAACTCCgttcattctccatcaatTCCGACAAGAATCGCTCACCTTTTAGATGCCCATAAAATCTTTGCCATGACAGGTTTATAGCCAAAATGTACCCTTGCGTTTCGAGTTATTGGTCCTAGCAGGTTTGGTGTAGAATCGACGGCTTTTAGAGGCTAAAGGTCGATTTTGAGTGGTAAGGAGCCACTATGGACATCTCGTCTTACTTCCTTCCTTCGAATGGAGGCGAAAGCAGAGGTTCGGATAAGAATGACGGCGACTACGTCCCAGCCAGCGGCAGATCCACGAGATGGGCGACTGCAAGGTCCATAGGAGTGGATCCGAGGGCTCTTTACGGCAATAAACGGTACGATGGTGATGAGGAATGGGTGTACAAACCGCGAAAGAGCCAGAGAAGAGCGCAGATTGAATTTGTAAACAgagaagagaaggaagagagcGAAGATGAGATCACGCAGTCCAATTCAATGTCAGAATCTGCAGTAACTAACATTATGGACACGATTATCAACGTTGCAAACGACgtatttgaaaagtttttgaaaaataatGGGCCTGGACTTCCAATTACAACAACAATAGAGGAGGAGCGAGAGTTTTACTACGAGCGTTCTCCGTCTTTGGATGGGAAGACAAGGGAATCCGAAGATTTGGCACCTGGAAATGATTTATTGACAGACTCTCTCACCGATGGAGAGAAAAACGTATCTGAAGACGTGTGTAGGACCGACGTCCCAGAATACACTGGCACTCCAAAAGAGAGTAGCAAGCATCGCATTGTTTACGTATCAAATGAGATTGATGAATTGTACGCACATTGTCTCGATTTGGGCGTTGAGGGTGGAAAAATGACCAAAGAGGCACTAAAGAATCGCCTCTCTTATGTTCTCATGAGGTACATTCTTCTGAGGGGTGATTATTACtataaaaatttggaacATTTGAACAATATGATAGAACTCATGAAATGTAAAAATCACCCCTCGCCTTTTCTATTGGAAAAGATTGTGGAAATCTACAAACACACGATAGTGATACACCTGGAAAAGTTGAGAGGCATGATTCCAACGAGTGTTAAGCGTGCAGGAGTTTTAGATTTTAGAGCACTGAGATCTCCTGAATCTCAGAACGTCTCACT
This region of Theileria equi strain WA chromosome 1, complete sequence genomic DNA includes:
- a CDS encoding hypothetical protein (encoded by transcript BEWA_026910A) yields the protein MDGSNGLELDTCMKSHEVAVGTRRYFGHERSIELIKRLKSYLDIYYSNIFFRLDPVLLKKDYSKDGTCSIEALDSLPDRETALEDIVNGSVLYGPSLLALFKIPGGSAIGSLLIFPLSVGVPGCNSNIVSNNLIDAIIGISDDCLKASKEDITRIKSELEIEFKGEETKYSPGVINKFDEHLNCFMDSKSLISVYFDTKDFCLYEINFSSALNYM
- a CDS encoding hypothetical protein (encoded by transcript BEWA_026920A); translation: MDISSYFLPSNGGESRGSDKNDGDYVPASGRSTRWATARSIGVDPRALYGNKRYDGDEEWVYKPRKSQRRAQIEFVNREEKEESEDEITQSNSMSESAVTNIMDTIINVANDVFEKFLKNNGPGLPITTTIEEEREFYYERSPSLDGKTRESEDLAPGNDLLTDSLTDGEKNVSEDVCRTDVPEYTGTPKESSKHRIVYVSNEIDELYAHCLDLGVEGGKMTKEALKNRLSYVLMRYILLRGDYYYKNLEHLNNMIELMKCKNHPSPFLLEKIVEIYKHTIVIHLEKLRGMIPTSVKRAGVLDFRALRSPESQNVSLEQLKEILTEFNYGHFVKAEEHVAKESEENVQVKNEPVSDPLPQQEPVTIVKLEETESDDIFDQVLAEDTTTADFLVPELEENVPTLMEKPDVNIQEKNDTTNKDIAHQSDTHRDRKEEALQPKQETTETPVQPLAHVKAENSGNIQIPKKPASADPLKIPKKPKAVTTLADIKGEAANAVQTKHFGYRPRTHEDDDADSFSSMSSVND